In one window of Kosmotoga pacifica DNA:
- a CDS encoding GNAT family N-acetyltransferase has translation MYEYRRSEDINTFMEIASFSFAVKKSRHELLRKYISEVLASGAELYTVHDGELMVAGYILYPFKMKLRDSMVTMGGIGLVCSRADFRGKGTIRFMLENAVKTMYEEGIQVSVLYPFNVGFYRKYGWEVFFKTKRIVIHPGIIDAKPDPLVDYCYLPFPDNEVKDFYNEIAKRHYNLAFRNDYQWRRHLMTYFSDEASCGVVKFKHNGKTTGMLTQFLSRSDTGYESSLTVKDFFYTDRETKDTMLAYLKSLSHQIKDITLVVPENFELWPYLNDRPKEEKLETSGMIRIINLKSLNGLGVDFELPTLKIKVRDRFLKENSGTFALSADGKKLMIQKTEVEPELECDIASLSVVLSGLSSFAELIEAGQVKVLDNYKLQDIPKSVTFHSEPF, from the coding sequence ATGTACGAATACAGGCGAAGCGAGGATATAAACACCTTCATGGAGATCGCAAGTTTTTCCTTTGCAGTAAAGAAATCGCGCCACGAACTCCTGAGAAAGTATATATCAGAGGTTCTGGCCAGCGGTGCTGAACTTTACACGGTTCATGATGGAGAGCTAATGGTTGCTGGTTATATCCTGTACCCATTCAAGATGAAGTTGAGGGATTCGATGGTAACGATGGGTGGAATAGGTTTAGTTTGTTCGAGGGCAGATTTTAGAGGCAAGGGTACAATAAGGTTCATGCTCGAGAACGCTGTCAAGACAATGTACGAAGAAGGTATACAGGTATCAGTGCTTTATCCCTTCAACGTTGGTTTTTACAGAAAGTACGGTTGGGAGGTATTCTTCAAGACCAAAAGGATTGTTATACACCCCGGTATAATCGATGCTAAACCTGATCCTTTAGTGGATTACTGTTACTTACCCTTTCCTGATAACGAGGTTAAAGACTTCTACAACGAGATTGCGAAACGTCACTACAACCTCGCTTTCAGAAACGATTACCAGTGGCGCAGGCATCTGATGACGTACTTTAGCGATGAAGCTTCCTGTGGCGTGGTAAAATTCAAACATAACGGTAAGACAACGGGCATGCTTACACAATTCCTCTCCCGAAGTGATACAGGCTACGAATCATCCTTGACTGTAAAAGATTTCTTTTACACTGATAGAGAAACGAAAGATACCATGTTGGCTTATTTGAAGTCCCTTTCTCACCAGATAAAGGATATTACTTTGGTCGTCCCTGAAAATTTCGAACTCTGGCCATATCTAAACGATAGACCAAAAGAAGAAAAGCTCGAAACTTCCGGAATGATAAGAATTATAAATCTGAAATCTCTTAATGGGCTCGGAGTGGATTTTGAGCTACCGACGTTGAAGATAAAAGTCAGGGATAGATTTTTGAAAGAAAACTCGGGGACTTTTGCGTTGAGTGCAGACGGGAAAAAGCTAATGATTCAGAAAACTGAAGTGGAACCCGAACTTGAATGTGATATCGCCTCACTATCTGTAGTTTTGAGTGGTTTGTCGAGTTTTGCCGAATTGATTGAAGCCGGACAGGTAAAGGTTCTGGATAATTATAAGCTACAGGATATACCGAAGAGTGTTACTTTTCATTCAGAACCTTTCTGA
- a CDS encoding peptidylprolyl isomerase has product MKRFVFLALFLFAFAFAFAVDGEEIASITLNGTQLADTYYHVYSDELQAYLNDALGNYQQQGQFLDPYFSSQSVPSQIELKYNILMNLLDDKMAGYFAKENGLFPNETEVTGYTDQITAGYFADEQAIAQIETSYGSTETFWRVIESYVRSELIKQNILQTLVTDYPASFTEYFEQNKDEIKNKYEKVSASHILLSSEASATEIKKLIESGVLSFEDAAKKYSLDPGSAQNGGYIGEFNRGQLVKEFEDAAFSGNPGEIIGPVRTEYGFHLIRVEAKSTFDSVTELLSTQAYINVARDFQNKVYSIWFSDYKLKSPLGYVIHDPELALLDRLMKSQKSGEDIDVFYDNLEKEIFDAMGNIKKDTTGFAAGLYLMISDSLMQPTLNNIQMLQAMLDTRENLPEEMKAFRREDMENYLEETADSTDDRILELRNALQSLINYSDELGVFKDEEIKAKLEEEEAYRDKRYAVIGKVAEYFYNIMPNSDNALEYLNKYSGNNPEVVFLYTNKLYKDQIEPLLENEEVFQNYLDYYKQYVGEKAGEILIKYPLLSIENRLKENVIESNSAPAELKLKAVRLLIEAFSKAGKLPLDKGLKIDFFSSALAYSYYLEDYVDLGLVENNEIEDLTDGLMKEIKALEDE; this is encoded by the coding sequence GTGAAACGTTTTGTTTTTCTGGCTTTATTTCTCTTTGCTTTCGCTTTTGCGTTCGCCGTTGATGGGGAGGAAATCGCGAGTATCACGTTGAATGGAACGCAATTGGCTGACACGTATTATCATGTATACAGCGACGAACTTCAAGCATATCTAAACGATGCACTAGGAAATTACCAGCAGCAGGGACAGTTTCTCGATCCATACTTCTCTTCCCAGAGTGTTCCCAGTCAGATAGAGTTGAAATACAATATATTGATGAACTTACTGGACGATAAGATGGCTGGTTATTTTGCAAAAGAAAATGGGCTCTTCCCCAATGAGACTGAAGTAACTGGCTACACCGACCAGATAACCGCCGGATATTTTGCCGACGAGCAAGCTATTGCTCAGATCGAAACGAGTTATGGCTCGACGGAGACTTTCTGGAGAGTCATAGAGTCCTACGTCCGTTCCGAGCTGATAAAGCAGAATATTCTTCAGACGCTCGTGACGGATTACCCGGCAAGTTTTACTGAGTATTTCGAGCAAAACAAAGACGAGATCAAAAACAAATATGAAAAGGTTAGCGCCAGTCACATACTTCTCTCTTCTGAAGCCAGTGCTACAGAAATAAAGAAACTTATCGAGAGCGGTGTGCTGAGTTTTGAGGACGCGGCAAAGAAATATTCTCTCGATCCCGGTTCCGCACAGAATGGGGGATACATAGGTGAATTCAACCGTGGACAGCTGGTAAAGGAATTCGAAGATGCCGCCTTTTCAGGGAACCCCGGCGAAATTATTGGTCCGGTAAGAACAGAATACGGTTTTCACCTCATAAGAGTGGAGGCCAAAAGCACTTTCGACTCCGTAACGGAATTGCTTAGCACTCAGGCGTACATCAATGTGGCAAGGGACTTCCAGAACAAGGTGTACAGCATCTGGTTCAGTGACTACAAATTAAAAAGCCCTCTTGGGTACGTGATCCATGATCCTGAGCTCGCTCTCCTGGACAGGCTGATGAAGTCTCAAAAGTCTGGTGAGGATATCGACGTTTTTTACGACAACTTGGAAAAGGAAATATTCGATGCTATGGGGAATATCAAGAAAGATACAACAGGTTTCGCTGCCGGTCTCTATCTCATGATCTCGGATTCTCTCATGCAGCCGACACTCAATAATATACAGATGCTTCAGGCTATGCTAGACACGAGGGAAAATCTTCCTGAAGAAATGAAGGCATTTCGGAGAGAAGACATGGAGAATTACCTTGAGGAAACAGCTGACAGCACTGACGATCGGATACTTGAATTAAGAAATGCTCTCCAGTCCCTGATTAATTATTCTGATGAACTCGGTGTCTTCAAAGATGAGGAAATCAAGGCCAAGCTGGAAGAAGAAGAGGCTTATCGCGACAAAAGATACGCAGTGATTGGGAAAGTTGCCGAATACTTCTATAATATAATGCCTAACTCTGACAATGCCCTTGAGTATCTCAACAAATACAGCGGTAACAATCCAGAGGTCGTGTTTCTCTACACCAACAAACTTTACAAAGACCAGATCGAGCCCTTACTTGAAAACGAAGAAGTGTTCCAGAATTACTTGGATTATTACAAACAGTACGTAGGAGAAAAAGCGGGTGAAATATTAATAAAGTACCCGTTGCTCTCAATTGAAAACAGGCTCAAGGAAAATGTGATTGAAAGCAACAGTGCTCCGGCTGAATTGAAACTGAAAGCAGTAAGATTGCTTATCGAAGCATTCAGCAAAGCTGGAAAGCTTCCCCTTGACAAAGGCCTTAAGATAGACTTTTTCAGCAGCGCGCTTGCATATTCCTACTATCTGGAAGACTATGTCGATCTGGGACTGGTGGAAAACAACGAAATCGAAGATCTTACTGACGGTTTGATGAAGGAAATAAAAGCTTTGGAGGACGAATAA
- a CDS encoding OsmC family protein — protein MGKLHEANLTFNNDFKGKGQSKSGIMLHVGTNGFAPYELLFLSLGSCLYSTFFDIAKKMRIRWESVKMNLCGEKRDEVPTTLKWCKIEVKVLNASDTTKTLKAFELATKYCSIYYTVSKVAEITWTMDFL, from the coding sequence ATGGGAAAACTACATGAAGCAAATCTCACATTCAATAACGATTTCAAGGGTAAAGGTCAAAGCAAAAGCGGGATAATGTTACATGTGGGAACAAATGGCTTCGCTCCTTATGAACTATTATTCCTTTCTCTTGGTTCCTGTTTGTATTCAACATTCTTCGATATTGCAAAAAAGATGAGAATCAGGTGGGAATCGGTGAAAATGAATCTTTGTGGTGAAAAAAGGGATGAAGTCCCTACGACGTTGAAATGGTGCAAAATAGAAGTGAAAGTGTTAAACGCTTCTGACACCACCAAAACCCTAAAAGCCTTTGAACTTGCAACAAAATACTGTTCTATTTATTACACCGTGTCAAAAGTCGCTGAAATCACATGGACAATGGATTTTCTTTGA
- a CDS encoding alkaline phosphatase codes for MRKLFLLLLLLLSMGLFAGYVKNVIYFIGDGMGLNHLILSSYLESRELNIMKAPNLAMTMTFSANSNVTDSAAAGTALAAGYKTNNGMIGMLPDGTVISNIAEIAAEKGIKTGIVVTCRVTHATPAAFYGHVTSRKDENTLAEQLVNSPLTVAFGGGWRHFVPTGGKRKDGKDLIAVAKENGFDYITTKTEMLNYDGDRVLGLFAYSHLKAVSERSGEEPMLPEMVSKALDILSKDGEPFFLMVEGSQIDWEAHGNDVYGVWKEVVEFDNAVKVALDFAEKHPDTLIVITADHETGGLGLSTGGYTMNLEKIRSDYTRTADWILANFKTEEEIKEAVKVYFNVELTEEDFVFFRTEKAKSFYGASNALGRILSNKVDIGWTTFDHTGAPVPVFAFGPGSEYFEGIMDNTQIPRLIGFLAGYELISPVNTVPPVGVH; via the coding sequence ATGCGCAAACTATTTCTACTATTACTTCTCCTCTTGAGTATGGGACTTTTCGCCGGTTACGTGAAGAATGTCATTTATTTCATCGGCGATGGAATGGGATTGAATCACCTGATATTATCAAGCTACCTTGAAAGTCGGGAGCTAAACATTATGAAAGCTCCAAATCTCGCAATGACTATGACTTTCAGCGCCAACAGTAATGTAACAGACTCCGCAGCTGCCGGAACAGCCCTGGCAGCAGGTTATAAGACAAACAACGGCATGATAGGCATGCTTCCAGATGGCACGGTGATCTCGAATATAGCTGAAATCGCTGCCGAAAAGGGAATCAAAACTGGTATCGTGGTCACATGCCGTGTGACCCATGCCACACCTGCTGCATTTTATGGACATGTCACATCTAGAAAAGATGAAAATACTTTAGCCGAACAACTTGTTAATAGCCCTCTCACCGTCGCATTTGGGGGCGGCTGGAGACATTTCGTACCGACTGGTGGAAAGAGGAAAGATGGAAAAGACCTCATCGCTGTCGCCAAAGAAAACGGTTTTGATTATATAACCACCAAAACAGAAATGTTGAATTACGACGGCGACCGCGTACTTGGTCTTTTCGCCTATAGTCATCTCAAAGCAGTGTCAGAAAGATCTGGAGAAGAACCGATGCTTCCTGAGATGGTTTCGAAGGCTCTTGATATACTGTCAAAGGATGGTGAACCCTTCTTCCTCATGGTAGAAGGTTCACAGATCGACTGGGAGGCTCATGGAAACGATGTTTATGGTGTCTGGAAGGAAGTCGTGGAATTTGACAACGCCGTAAAAGTTGCTCTTGATTTCGCTGAAAAACATCCAGATACCCTCATAGTGATCACCGCTGATCACGAAACGGGTGGACTTGGCCTTTCCACCGGTGGCTATACTATGAATCTCGAAAAAATTAGAAGCGATTATACCCGAACAGCTGATTGGATACTCGCAAACTTCAAAACAGAAGAAGAAATTAAAGAAGCAGTTAAAGTGTACTTCAATGTTGAACTCACAGAGGAAGACTTTGTCTTCTTCCGCACGGAAAAAGCCAAGTCTTTCTACGGCGCTTCAAATGCTCTCGGAAGAATTCTCAGTAACAAGGTAGATATAGGCTGGACGACCTTTGATCACACCGGCGCTCCCGTTCCTGTCTTTGCTTTCGGACCGGGTTCGGAATATTTCGA